The following are encoded together in the Triticum dicoccoides isolate Atlit2015 ecotype Zavitan chromosome 6B, WEW_v2.0, whole genome shotgun sequence genome:
- the LOC119320477 gene encoding gamma-glutamylcyclotransferase 2-3-like yields MVVHVFGYGSLIWNLGFDFDEKILGFIKGYKRTFNLGTRSRAATSPSSSSTSSSTASSSPLYETGKAKLIGLSVQSNVQVEEQKKLDVLSDEVLVNALVSSGRICVLVSEEDEEASFVDRKHHGKRSSGVQNYFCGEPTSGELDEYFLTVDVLENYGLL; encoded by the exons ATGGTGGTGCATGTCTTTGGGTATGGGTCCCTGATCTGGAACCTCGGCTTCGATTTCGACGAGAAGATCCTGGGATTCATCAAGGGCTACAAGCGAACGTTTAATCTCG GCACCCGGAGTCGTGCGGCGACCTCACCGTCCTCCTCTTCCACATCGTCCTCGACTGCAAGTTCGTCGCCTCTCTACGAGACCGGCAAAGCCAAGCTCATCGGCCTCTcagttcagagcaacgtccag GTGGAGGAGCAGAAGAAGCTAGACGTGCTCTCTGATGAGGTGTTGGTCAATGCCCTTGTCAGCAGCGGCCGCATC TGTGTTCTTGtgtccgaggaggacgaggaggcttCATTCGTGGATCGAAAGCACCATGGGAAGCGT TCTTCAGGTGTGCAAAATTACTTCTGCGGTGAGCCGACATCTGGTGAACTTGACGAGTACTTCCTGACGGTTGATGTCCTGGAGAACTATGGACTTCTGTAG